From one Lolium rigidum isolate FL_2022 chromosome 4, APGP_CSIRO_Lrig_0.1, whole genome shotgun sequence genomic stretch:
- the LOC124647834 gene encoding probable methyltransferase At1g29790 — MRKTVVGSASTAGGWPCGLNLNVVFLLSMVATNLLSLYHLSIRASSNTPPLQSGPSFDQQQVFQQLNAIRATVSHLRSASATPPPPPELVLYTRLAPVGSACSAHPDLLHRFMSYVPFAACPDDVHTLAEPLILRGCHPLPRRRCFSPTPPAAAGSVQLPTDPFAPLPDSAVRWPPATDAKKCRSFSCLPPSLGFDVARTEAGKFLRARGPLDLTVPQLLRLASMSRAGPIRLGLDVGGGTGTLAARLKQAANATVLTTTMDLGAPYSEAAAARGVVPLHAPLQQRFPVGDGTMDVVRTGHAVNRWIPEAALEFLWYDSDRVLRPGGLLWVDHLWCRKGDLEGVYAAMLRRLGYKTIKWAVADKTGSGAKDELVYLTALLQKPF; from the coding sequence ATGAGGAAGACGGTGGTGGGCTCAGCCTCCACGGCGGGAGGCTGGCCGTGCGGTCTGAATCTCAACGTGGTGTTCCTGCTCTCCATGGTGGCCACCAACCTGCTCTCCCTCTACCACCTCTCCATCCGTGCCTCCTCCAACACTCCGCCGCTCCAATCCGGCCCCAGCTTCGACCAGCAGCAGGTCTTCCAGCAGCTCAACGCCATCCGCGCCACCGTCTCCCACCTCCGGTCCGCGTCCGCCACCCCTCCGCCTCCCCCCGAGCTCGTCCTCTACACCCGCCTTGCCCCCGTCGGCTCCGCCTGCTCCGCTCACCCCGACCTCCTCCACCGGTTCATGTCCTACGTCCCCTTCGCCGCCTGCCCCGACGACGTCCACACCCTCGCCGAGCCCCTCATCCTCCGCGGCTGCCACCCGCTCCCCAGGCGCCGGTGCTTCTCCCCcacgccccccgccgccgccggatccgTCCAGCTCCCCACCGACCCCTTCGCGCCGCTCCCCGACTCCGCCGtccgctggccgcccgcgacggaCGCGAAGAAATGCAGGTCCTTCTCCTGCCTGCCGCCGTCGCTGGGGTTCGACGTGGCGCGGACGGAGGCCGGCAAGTTCCTCCGGGCGCGGGGTCCCCTGGACCTGACGGTGCCGCAGCTGCTGCGCCTGGCGTCGATGAGCCGCGCAGGGCCCATCCGGCTCGGCCTCGACGTGGGCGGCGGCACGGGGACGCTGGCGGCGCGGCTGAAGCAGGCGGCGAACGCGACGGTGCTGACGACGACCATGGACCTGGGCGCACCCTactcggaggcggcggcggcgcgcggggtggtGCCGCTGCACGCGCCGCTGCAGCAGCGGTTCCCGGTCGGGGACGGGACGATGGACGTGGTGCGGACGGGGCACGCCGTGAACCGGTGGATCCCCGAGGCGGCGCTGGAGTTCCTGTGGTACGACTCCGACCGGGTGCTTCGGCCCGGCGGGCTGCTGTGGGTGGACCACCTGTGGTGCCGGAAGGGCGACCTGGAGGGCGTGTACGCCGCCATGCTGCGGAGGCTGGGATACAAGACCATCAAGTGGGCCGTCGCCGACAAGACCGGCAGCGGCGCCAAGGACGAGCTCGTCTACCTCACCGCGCTGCTGCAGAAGCCATTCTAG